A region from the Aegilops tauschii subsp. strangulata cultivar AL8/78 chromosome 5, Aet v6.0, whole genome shotgun sequence genome encodes:
- the LOC141022848 gene encoding uncharacterized protein: MLAVSIPKEYCALVHDVKRISTLNFNVFTLRTCLTEIGKLKQDGRVRQWPCGNLALLQYLYWEKVQPTTGPKNDPLSLQVPLMKNWSESKAEKRDKYDLENGRGHGLIDDCITKEYRMKKLADEQAESSKNVAILRLLEKMNKTGVRYKPGTMAEEEENLFGQNSESRYENKYPKKEFQYDDIHTPNGRNGSGHYDLDSEGGDSFKFSTGHLSSYKELFNETTPQFDHSVDDMVRATVQYVKAYEHSPKHKNHEIFNNGKDEGLSAARVIDAYATYISDSSIVKDRKKELDSLRGGENISEATRKFVENFREQLAGDIQDANDSAIMSFPDVSAWPIVPYNMPQQEDGNSCGLFVLRCFQYWDGEKFITAISQESIDSSRERMIAGIILSPENELTKVKNKIM; encoded by the exons ATGTTGGCTGTCTCCATACCAAAGGAGTACTGCGCGTTGGTGCATGACGTGAAGCGGATAAGCACGTTGAATTTTAACGTGTTCACTTTGCGAACTTGTTTGACGGAGATTGGTAAACTCAAGCAGGACGGCCGTGTGAGGCAATGGCCATGTGGCAACCTAGCCCTACTCCAG TACTTGTATTGGGAGAAGGTGCAGCCAACCACCGGCCCGAAAAATGACCCGTTGTCATTGCAAGTTCCCCTAATGAAAAACTGGAGTGAATCTAAAGCGGAGAAACGAGACAAGTACGACCTGGAAAATGGTCGTGGTCATGGATTG ATAGATGACTGCATTACGAAAGAGTATAGAATGAAAAAACTTGCGGATGAACAAGCTGAAAGCA GTAAAAATGTAGCAATTCTG AGATTGTTAGAGAAAATGAATAAAACAGGTGTACGGTACAAACCAGGCACaatggcagaggaggaagaaaaTCTGTTTGGACAGAATAGTGAGTCCAGGTATGAAAACAAGTATCCTAAAAAAGAATTTCAGTATGATGACATACACACACCTAATGGCCGAAATGGCAGTGGGCATTATGATTTGGATTCTGAAGGAGGGGATTCGTTCAAATTCAGTACTGGTCACTTGAGTAGCTATAAAG AACTGTTTAATGAAACAACCCCTCAGTTTGATCATTCTGTGGATGATATGGTGCGTGCCACTGTGCAGTACGTGAAAGCGTACGAGCACTCACCAAAACATAAGAACCATGAAATATTCAACAACGGTAAAGATGAAGGACTTTCTGCGGCAAGA GTAATTGATGCTTATGCGACGTACATATCGGATTCAAGTATCGTCAAGGACAG AAAGAAAGAGCTTGATTCTTTGAGGGGGGGCGAAAATATCTCTGAAGCTACCAGGAAATTTGTTGAAAATTTT AGAGAGCAACTTGCAGGAGATATCCAAGATGCAAATGATAGTGCAATTATGTCGTTTCCGGATGTGTCCGCATGGCCTATAGTCCCGTACAACATGCCTCAACAAGAAGATGG GAATTCATGTGGGCTGTTCGTCCTTCGCTGTTTTCAATACTGGGACGGAGAAAAATTTATTACTGCTATTTCTCAG GAATCTATTGATAGTTCGAGAGAAAGAATGATAGCTGGAATTATTTTGTCTCCAGAAAATGAGCTTACAAAAGTGAAGAACAAA ATTATGTAG
- the LOC109751397 gene encoding protein FAR1-RELATED SEQUENCE 5-like, with product MPIAFKSQALSAKSIEGANTIEAEIGYDGDDGGSEDGSLSLDEDEHGGENYMSLDESYSGNIGGDDDNEDMYVDDSYAESGSHMEVEGYYEWNFFDDANDENDIDASYNDSSSKGEVGGACENDDDADGDECNFDTGYDEYQQESLDRHWTVMSTTFRTDEEAYDFYNDYAKKCGFSIRKDNLKYAKGIDARRRLRRFLCSRAGKRQAKFCTMEGKKRRLRAETRCYCEAHITVKLDRERSIWYVSSFSDDHSHTLARPDEVIYLRSHNQIKEYQKLEILAMTGAGLKKHWIYDNFVSRYGPYARAGFGRRKLYNMCYREKMKLLAKGDADTAIGIMMTRKARDPDFFFEHTVDAEGKLKNMFWCDSQSRRDYLDFGDVIIFDSTYKMNRYGMPFIPFVGLNNHRCTTVFGCAVVSGETEDTYVWVLQTFLRAHCQKKSRSVITDGDAAMIRAIRKVLTDVWHRLRSWHIKKNMQKHLHHKSLKEFRSLIYYATTHDEFEVRWAAFRAKWESEKTETWLSRMYRKKRLWAASYLTGGFFLGMQSNQRSESLNSCLHMHLDSGMTIVDMVVHYENCIVRLRENESHDDCMSTQTLPVPVLDEFKCIEKAAARDFTAVNFYLLQKEMKKAADLEIIDILSGAVSRRFVVAWKNNRQLRFKVDYTPTNSEETVKCSCDSMKRKGLPCKHVLYVLARLNVKDLPKCLVLRRFTKNARGGLPVKRTSDLFAWGWAGTWHDDHSKDCLNKKNNF from the exons ATGCCCATCGCCTTCAAGTCGCAGGCCCTCTCCGCCAAGTCCATCGAAGGAGCCAATACG ATTGAGGCTGAAATAGGATATGACGGTGATGATGGCGGTAGCGAGGACGGTTCATTGTCATTGGATGAAGACGAACATGGCGGCGAAAATTATATGAGTTTAGATGAGTCTTACAGTGGCAAT ATAGGAGGGGATGATGACAATGAGGATATGTATGTAGATGATTCATATGCTGAAAGCGGAAGCCAT ATGGAAGTGGAAGGGTATTATGAGTGGAATTTTTTCGATGATGCCAATGACGAAAACGATATCGATGCATCTTATAATGACAGCTCAAGCAAA GGAGAGGTTGGTGGCGCGTGCGAAAACGATGATGATGCCGATGGTGATGAGTGCAATTTTGACACTGGGTACGATGAATACCAGCAAGAATCACTTGACAGGCATTGGACGGTGATGTCCACGACGTTCAGGACAGACGAGGAGGCATATGATTTCTATAACGATTATGCGAAAAAGTGTGGCTTCAGCATTAGGAAGGACAACTTGAAATATGCAAAGGGTATCGACGCACGTAGGCGCTTGAGGAGGTTTCTGTGTTCAAGGGCTGGGAAACGACAGGCCAAGTTTTGTACCATGGAAGGGAAGAAGCGCAGGCTGAGAGCGGAGACTCGGTGCTATTGCGAGGCCCATATAACTGTGAAGCTTGACAGAGAGCGCTCCATTTGGTATGTCAGCAGTTTCAGCGACGATCATAGTCACACTCTTGCTAGACCGGATGAAGTTATATATCTTCGATCTCATAATCAGATAAAGGAATACCAGAAGCTCGAGATCTTAGCAATGACAGGTGCTGGGCTCAAAAAACATTGGATTTATGACAACTTCGTTAGTAGGTATGGACCATATGCACGGGCTGGTTTCGGGAGGAGGAAGCTTTATAACATGTGTTATAGGGAGAAAATGAAGTTGCTAGCAAAGGGTGATGCGGACACTGCGATTGGTATCATGATGACGAGAAAGGCAAGGGATCCAGACTTTTTCTTTGAGCACACTGTTGACGCAGAAGGCAAGCTGAAGAACATGTTCTGGTGTGATTCTCAGTCACGTCGGGATTACCTTGACTTTGGTGATGTAATCATCTTCGACAGCACTTACAAGATGAATAGGTACGGAATGCCATTCATACCTTTTGTTGGTCTAAACAATCATCGTTGCACCACTGTGTTCGGTTGTGCTGTTGTGTCAGGTGAGACGGAGGATACATATGTTTGGGTGTTGCAGACCTTTTTGAGAGCTCATTGTCAGAAGAAGTCGAGGTCTGTAATTACAGACGGAGACGCAGCCATGATAAGGGCCATCAGGAAGGTCCTTACTGACGTGTGGCATCGACTTCGTTCGTGGCATATAAAGAAAAACATGCAGAAACACCTCCACCACAAGTCCCTTAAGGAGTTCAGGTCTCTTATTTACTATGCTACTACACATGATGAGTTTGAGGTGAGATGGGCAGCTTTTAGAGCTAAATGGGAGTCGGAGAAAACTGAAACATGGTTGAGTAGGATGTACAGGAAGAAAAGGCTTTGGGCTGCGTCATATCTCACCGGTGGGTTCTTCCTTGGTATGCAGAGTAACCAGAGGAGCGAGAGTCTGAACTCTTGCCTTCATATGCATCTTGACTCTGGCATGACAATTGTTGATATGGTTGTGCATTATGAGAACTGCATTGTTCGGCTCCGTGAGAACGAGTCACACGACGACTGCATGTCCACACAGACACTCCCTGTACCAGTACTCGACGAGTTCAAATGCATTGAAAAAGCCGCTGCCCGTGACTTCACTGCGGTGAACTTTTACCTCTTGCAGAAAGAAATGAAGAAGGCAGCGGATCTTGAGATCATAGATATACTCAGTGGAGCCGTCAGTAGAAGATTCGTAGTGGCATGGAAAAATAACAGGCAACTGAGATTCAAAGTGGACTATACACCTACTAATTCAGAAGAAACAGTGAAGTGCAGTTGTGATAGTATGAAACGTAAAGGTCTTCCATGCAAGCATGTTCTTTATGTTTTAGCCAGGTTGAACGTGAAGGACTTACCTAAGTGCTTAGTGCTGCGAAGATTCACTAAGAATGCTAGAGGTGGACTGCCCGTGAAACGCACTAGCGATCTCTTCGCATGGGGATGGGCAG GAACATGGCATGATGATCATAGCAAGGACTGTTTGAATAAGAAGAACAACTTCTGA
- the LOC109751400 gene encoding uncharacterized protein has translation MLPRIQKSIFHLGEEGGDGHRSADDQRGDNIVDIQRGLGGHTHGRRLRRVGGDAASDVVVGLQILVQHHPQPCHVVLKQMVSSPPARRRLSGSFSGACFLCRRELSPDKDVYMYRGDQGFCSEECRRQQILSDEAREHEAMVSKERRTLAHRRHHHGPRPSPPVAIRGAPRRLLAVA, from the exons ATGCTTCCCAGGATCCAGAAAAGCATCTTCCACCTCGGGGAGGAGGGTGGCGATGGCCACCGCAGCGCTGATGATCAGCGTGGAGATAACATCGTTGACATCCAGCGGGGCCTCGGGGGACACACCCACGGCCGCCGGCTGCGGCGAGTAGGGGGAGACGCCGCCTCCGACGTCGTCGTCGGGCTGCAGATCCTCGTCCAGCACCACCCGCAACCGTGTCATGTCGTCCTCAAGCAGATGGTCAGCTCGCCTCCGGCCCGCCGCCGCCTTTCTGGCAGCTTCTCGGGGGCCTGCTTCCTGTGCCGGAGGGAGCTCAGTCCCGACAAAGACGTGTACATGTATAG GGGTGACCAGGGGTTCTGCAGCGAGGAGTGCCGGCGGCAGCAGATCTTGTCGGACGAGGCCAGAGAGCACGAGGCCATGGTCAGCAAGGAGCGTCGAACTCTGGCTCACCGTCGTCACCACCACGGGCCACGGCCGTCGCCGCCGGTGGCGATccggggcgcgccaaggagattACTGGCGGTAGCCTAG